The genomic stretch ACCCATATCGTGACGGATTTGGACCGGGTGGCGGATTACATCACAATGATTAACAACGGGAAACTGGTCTTCAGTGCCGACAAAGATGCGCTGATGGAAACCTTCGGCCTGGTGAAAGGAGGCCGGGGCCTGTTGACGCCGGAGCTGCGAGAGAAACTCTTGGGTCTCCGGGAAAGCAGTTTCGGCTTTGAAGGTTTGACTATCGATAAAGTTCAGGTGGCAAAGCTGCTCGGGGGACAGGGGGTTATTGAAAAACCTTCCCTTGAGGACATCATGGTTCACCTGGTGAGGGGGCAAGTAGATGCTTACATTAGTGTATAAAGATCTCGTCTGTCAAAAAAGGAATCTTTGGCTGGTCTTCGCTTATGCTGTGCTGATGCATCTTGCCTTCTTCAGCCTGTCCGATTACGGTGCGTATTTAGCCGGGGCCGTGGCCATCACCTATAACTTGGTGACAGGCCAGTGTGCTCAGGAAGAGAACAGTAAAGCGGATATTTTAATCAACAGTCTACCGGTGGGGCGGGACACCGTGGTCAAAGCCAAGTATCTGGCCGCCTGTGCGTTTACATTGCTGGGCTTGTTCGCTTCCGCACTGGTGGGGAGTCTGATCCACTATTTAGGGTTTGACAAGAGCCCCGCCGACCTCCATATTCTGGTGCTCATGGGGGCCGTTTCCGTTTTCTTGTGGTCCGTGTTTTATCCCGTGTATTTCAAATTCGGATATATCAAGGCCCGGTACTACAATCTTATTCTCTTCCTGCTGGTCATGTTCGGTTCCTTCCAATTGGTGGAACGGTTTAGCAATTCTTGGAGCGACGGTTGGGCAGGTTTGGCCACCTCGGCGGCTTCGTCTGACTTCATTCCGGCCGTTCTTTTACTGGGGGTGAGCTTCTTGCTTGGCTCAGTTTCCATGGGT from Clostridia bacterium encodes the following:
- a CDS encoding ABC-2 transporter permease encodes the protein MLTLVYKDLVCQKRNLWLVFAYAVLMHLAFFSLSDYGAYLAGAVAITYNLVTGQCAQEENSKADILINSLPVGRDTVVKAKYLAACAFTLLGLFASALVGSLIHYLGFDKSPADLHILVLMGAVSVFLWSVFYPVYFKFGYIKARYYNLILFLLVMFGSFQLVERFSNSWSDGWAGLATSAASSDFIPAVLLLGVSFLLGSVSMGVSLWIYRGREFS